A segment of the Anaerolineae bacterium genome:
GAGAAGGTCTAAGCAAAGCCGGTACAGTATCCCTTTTGCCCAATTTTTCTATCCCGATCCTGGCTCAGATTCCTGTCATTGGGCCGATCTTCTTTACTCGCCATAGCGTTATGACCTATTTTGGTTACCTGTTGATCCCTGCTGCCTGGTATTACATTAACTATACTCGCCCAGGTATGAATTTGCGAGCCATTGGAGAATTTCCTGCTGCAGCAGATACATTAGGTATCAACATCTATCGTCTGCGCTATTTCTATGTCTTTGTGGGTGGAATGCTCGCTGGCCTGGCGGGGGCGACCATTAGCCTGGCGATTGCCCCTGGATGGTTCAGTGAAATGACGACTGCTGGACAGGGGTGGATTGCGGTGGGTCTGGTGATCTTCGCCCAATGGGATCCTGTTCGGGCTGCTTTTGGATCCTATACCTTCGGTGCTCTGAGGCGCTTGATTCTGGATATTCAAGGGCCTACTACCCTGTTTGGGTTTCGAAACCCATTTTATTACAACCCCTATTGGGGTTTCTTTCTCCAGATGTTACCCTACGCGTTTACAATTATCGTTCTGGTCATTGGTTCGCGAGAGGCGATTCGCAAACGTCTTGGCGCTCCTGCCGCTTTAGGCACTCCTTATATCCGCGGCGAGCGTGGCTTATAAACAACACTTTGGAGTTTATGGATGGATAAATTTCTTGGTTATCGTTGTTCTCTCTGTGAGCGTGAGTATTCTCCAACGCAGGTACAATATACCTGTCCGGAAGATGGTGGGAATTTAGATGTCGTTTTGGATGTTGAACACATTCGCAGCTTTGTTTCGCCCGAGATCATTTTTAGTCAGGCAGAGCCTTCGATCTGGCGTTATTTACCCATTCTGCCGGTCAGCGATCCAGGCTTTGATGGCACTCCGTTTCGACGAGTGGGGTGGACGCCCGTCTTTGAGTCAGCGCGCCTGGCAGGCCAGCTGGGCTTGAAAAGGTTATGGGTCAAAGACGAAAGCCGCAATCCAACAGCTTCCTTCAAGGACCGTGCCAGCGCGGTGGTGGTGGCGCGAGCCAGAGAGATCGGTGCCGAGGTGGTCGTCACCGCCTCCACCGGCAATGCCGGAGCTGCTTTAGCAGGCATGGCTGCTGCCACTGGTCAGAAGGCCGTAATTTTCGCCCCCAAGACTGCTCCGCAAGCCAAAATTGCCCAATTGTTGGTATTTGGCGCGCAGGTGATCCTGGTGGATGGCAATTACGATAGCGCTTTTGATTTGACCATCCAGGCTGCCCAGGAGTTCGGTTGGTATTGTCGCAATACGGGCTATAACCCCTTTACCGCTGAAGGAAAAAAGACGGCTGCCTTTGAAATTTGGGAATGGTGGGAGAAAACCCGTAATCAATATCCGGAGTTCAAACGCTTGAACGTCTTTGTTTCGGTTGGCGATGGAAACATTATCTCCGGCATTCATAAAGGTTTCAAGGATTTGTTGACTTTGGGCTGGCTGGATCAAATGCCGCGCATCTTCGGCGTTCAATCCAGCGGTTCTGCAGCGATCTACAATGCCTTCCAGGCTGGCACGGAAGAAATTCAACCGGTGGCTGCCAATACCCTGGCGGATTCTATCTCTGTGGATTTGCCCCGTGATGGCGTACGCGCCGTGCGGGCTGCCCGTGAAAGCGGGGGAAGCTACCTTGCCGTTGAGGACGAAAAAATTCTTGCGGCAATTGCAACTCTAGGGAAGGTGGGAATTTTTGCCGAACCGGCTGGGGCAACCTCTTACGCTGGTCTGGTTCAGGCAGTTGAAAAGGGACTCGTCAATGAAGAGGATGCTGTCCTGGTATTGAATACAGGTAGTGGCCTGAAAGATGTGCGGGCTGCCATGCAAGCCGTCCCGCAAGCGCCGATTATCGAACCAACCCTGGACGCCTTGAAGAGACATTTATCGAAATAAAGCCCGATGGACGCCATTCCAGAAATCGAGGTCTCGGTGATTGCACCGGTATTCAATGAGGTTCAATCCTTGCCGGAGTTTTATCGCCGCGTCAGGCAGGTTTTGGATGGACTTGGTTTGCGTTGGGAGTTGCTCCTGGTGGACGATGGTTCTACCGATGGCTCGACAGACCTCATTCGTCAGCTTGCCAGAGAGGACTCCCGCGTACGCCCTCTTATTTTTGCCCGCAATTTTGGGCATCAATTAGCGGTCACAGCCGGTCTGGATCACTGTCGTGGGCAGGCGGCGATTATCATT
Coding sequences within it:
- a CDS encoding putative deoxyribose-specific ABC transporter, permease protein, which codes for MDPIIILQAGVASGTVLLFATIGEIFAERSGVMNLGVEGMMLLGAMSAFSIAIKTGNPWLGLLVAMIAAGLISQIHAFISIHLQADQVVSGLALGFLATGISLVLGEGLSKAGTVSLLPNFSIPILAQIPVIGPIFFTRHSVMTYFGYLLIPAAWYYINYTRPGMNLRAIGEFPAAADTLGINIYRLRYFYVFVGGMLAGLAGATISLAIAPGWFSEMTTAGQGWIAVGLVIFAQWDPVRAAFGSYTFGALRRLILDIQGPTTLFGFRNPFYYNPYWGFFLQMLPYAFTIIVLVIGSREAIRKRLGAPAALGTPYIRGERGL
- a CDS encoding Threonine synthase, whose amino-acid sequence is MDKFLGYRCSLCEREYSPTQVQYTCPEDGGNLDVVLDVEHIRSFVSPEIIFSQAEPSIWRYLPILPVSDPGFDGTPFRRVGWTPVFESARLAGQLGLKRLWVKDESRNPTASFKDRASAVVVARAREIGAEVVVTASTGNAGAALAGMAAATGQKAVIFAPKTAPQAKIAQLLVFGAQVILVDGNYDSAFDLTIQAAQEFGWYCRNTGYNPFTAEGKKTAAFEIWEWWEKTRNQYPEFKRLNVFVSVGDGNIISGIHKGFKDLLTLGWLDQMPRIFGVQSSGSAAIYNAFQAGTEEIQPVAANTLADSISVDLPRDGVRAVRAARESGGSYLAVEDEKILAAIATLGKVGIFAEPAGATSYAGLVQAVEKGLVNEEDAVLVLNTGSGLKDVRAAMQAVPQAPIIEPTLDALKRHLSK